The segment CCGCTTCACCCGCACGAGCGGCTTCAATCGTGGCGTTCAGGGCGAGCAGGTTGGTCTGCTGAGCGATTGAGGTAATCACTTTGATGACCTGACCAATTTCGTTGCTCGCGACACCGAGATCTTTGATGGTCACGTTGGTTCGGTTCGCTTCTTCGACGGCCTGGGCAGTCATCATTGAAGCGTCCTGGACGTGGCGGGCAATTTCGGAAATCGAGCTGGAAAGCTCTTCGGTTGCACTGGAGACGGTCTCGACGTTTTTGGTCGCTTCTTCCGAAGCGGCGGCCACGACTTGTGACTGTCGAGCAGTCTCTTCCGTCAATGCAGCCATCGCCTTGGAGTTATCCTGCATTTCTGTTGCCGAAGCCGTCACCGCAGTGACGACACCTTTGACATTATTTTCAAAATCGTCAGCCAGCTTGACGCGTTCAGTAATCACGTCCCAGGTCACCATTGGACCGACATAATCATTGTTCTTATCAAAGATGGCGGAGACCAACAGGTCGAGAGTCTGGTCGCCGACGTTGATTTTGGCACGGTGTGGCAGGTTGTTGGGATCTCGCAGCAAGGCCCGTTGGTGTTCAGGAGCTTTGTGGAAGACGTCGATTGAGCCGCCAATGATTTTGTCTACGGGAACGGGAAGCAGTGATTCAATACTTCTTAGCGTCCGTTCTGAAGCGGGGTTCATGAACACGATTTCACAATCTTTATTGGCCAGCATCACATTAATAGGAATGTTTTCCATCATGTTCTGGATGCGGACCATCTCGTTTTCCAGACGCAGCTTTTCGGTGATCACTTCCCATGTCACCATAGGACCAATAAAGCGACCACTGTCGTCTGAAACCGGACTAACGAGCAAATCGAGAGTTTCCGGACCGACGGCGATTTGTGCCCGGTGCGGAAGATTGCGTGGGTCAGCCAGCAATGCCCGTTGATGAGCGGGGTTGTGATGGAAAATATCGATGGACTGGCCAAGCATCTGGTCGGCCTTCACAGGCAGCAGGGCTTCGATGCTTTTCAAGGTTTTGATAGAAGCGGGATTGATGTAAGTAATCTCGCAATCGAGGTTAGCCATCATCACATTGATGGGAATCTGATCGAGCATCGACTGAGCTTTTGCAGCGGCTGCCGCGCGAGTCGCTCGTTCTGTGATCAGGTCCCAGCTCTGGAAAAATCCCTGCAGCGTTCCAGCATCGTCACGAACTGGTACGATGTTGACGTCGATGATCTCGTCGTGAAGATCCAAAGTGATTTTCTGTGGAGCACGCAGGATGGCCGGGTTGACCTCCAGTTCTGGTGCGGCTTGGTAAAGTTTCGTGACTGGACTGCCAATCAAGTCCTGCGTACTGAACCCCAATACGGGAGCAAGTTTAGTAAAAAGCTCCTGACCTTTGTGATTTATATAGGTGACGGTCCCATCGACTTCGACGAAGACGAAGGAGAGTGGAGAATGTTCCACCATTCCGTAGAATTGCTCGAATTTCTGTGACGCCGTGCCTTGCTCGGTCGTGCTATTCGTTGATTGGACAGGCATCTTCCATTCCTCCTGAATGTGGTTACCGGTAGTTCCGGAATTTGAGGGGTTGTTGTGGGGGCGTTCCTGATTGGAATCGGTCTGATTTGAATAGGCGTCGGATCGTAAACCCGAAGTGCTACTGACAGAGGTACTTGTGGTGACCAATTCTTTCGATCGAGTTTCGACCGAAGCATTGATCATAATTGTTGCGATGGCTTCAAGAGCTTCTTGCCAGACAAGAGCCAGTTCCTCGGACCATGCTTCGCCCGCCATTTCTTCCATTACGACCAGTAAAGAAAGAGCAACGGGTTCATAGTCTTCTGCAGTGACTCCATAGCCTCCATGTCGGCGACCGAGTTCCTCCAGAACAGATTGTAATTTTTCAGGTTGCTCCAGCGATTTCACGACGGTCGACAATGCCTGAACCAGTTTTTTCCGTTGTTCAGGCATCTCCGCGTTTACGAATAGAGATTCGAGATGCGGGTAGTCTGTAAACAGTTTATCGTAGAATCGGTCGGCCAGTTCTCCCGCATGGGGAGCCAGCAGCTCGAATGATTCTCTTAGTAACGGAACATTCAAAGTCATGAAATCTTATCCTACTTGAAGGACGTTGCTCGGAGAGCAGGCGATAGGTCAGTTAGAAACTGAGGATGGCATCAATATTTAAAATGACAAACAGTCGATCATCCAATCGAAATACGCCAGTCGTCACGTCACGCCAACGGGCATCGAGTGTCGGTGGTACGGATTTCATCAAATCACGAGAAACATTGATCACATCGCCAACTTCATCTACCAGCAAACTGAATGGTTCGTTCTTATTTCGGATGACGACATTCATGCTTCCCTGTTCTGATTCAAACGGAGGCAGCCCGAGACGTCGTCGGAGATCGAGGGCGGTGACAATCTGACCTCGCAGATTAACGAGCCCGGCAATCTCTGCTCGAGACTTGGGAGTACGAGCGATGCTTTGCGGGTTCAGTACTTCCTGTACGGAGTTGACTGGCACGCCGAGTAATTGATTGTCGACCCAGAAAGAGACGTATTGATTCTCGTAATCGAGTTCACTGCTCATTTGCGAGTGGTCGTGTCCTCTGACCGGATTCTTTTTCACAGTAGATTGGCTCATGATGCGCGGGCTCCTGATTCGGAGATTGCGCGGGAGCGGACAATCTCTTCGATAGTGTCTATGAGTTGTTTAGCGTTGAACTTTTTCAGAAAGCGGTTGAAGCCCATTTGCTCGGCATATTGCTCGTCTGATTTTGCCGAGAGAGAAGTCATGGCGATCATTGGGATGGTCGACATGTCGGATCGACCGCGAACCCATTTCGCAAACGCAAAGCCATCCATCACAGGCATCTCGATGTCCGAAATGATGAAGTCGAACCGCTCGCCATGTTCGATCATTTCTATCGCGTTTACGGCGCTACTTTGTGTGTTGACCCGATATCCGTTGGACTCCAGCGCGGTGGTGACCAACTGGCGGAAGAAAAGAGAGTCGTCCACGACGAGAATATCCAGCTTCTTATGGTCAGTGGCTCGGTCGTACCAGTGGGGGACAATCGAGGAAATGTAATATTGGGTATCGATGATGTCGGTGGCACAATTGTTGACAATCGCCGTACCCAGCACACCTTCTCGCTGCGACTGCATACGAATGTCGAGACGCTCGTTCAGGATATCCTTGATTTCATTGACCAGCAGACCCATCGAACAATCTCCTTCGGAGAAAACGATAACGGGTTGCGGATCGGGACCTTTTTCAAGTATGTCCATTTCACTAACGGGCTGCAGCGGTAGTAAGTCACCCCGGTATTGAACGATGAGGCGGTTTCCGCTTCGTTCGATACTCTCACGCGGGAATTCTTCCAGACGCGCGACGAGCGAAAGCGGGACAGCCATCGTCGTTTGATTTCCAGGATCGAATAGTAGAAGACTGGTCGTATCGTTCGACTGGTCGAATTCGTTTTCTGCGTTGGAATGGTCCTGCGGAGATTTCTGAAGGCCGTTGAATTCGGATGCGATGCCTGCCACGTCCAGAATCATGATGACACGGCCGTCACCGAGAATCGTCGTTCCTTGATAAATGGCGACGTCTTTCAGCAGGCTGCCCATCGGTTTAACGACAATCTCTTCGGTATCGAACACCTCGGAAACAATCAGTCCCAGCTGGTTCTCTCCTACTTGCACGACCACAATGTAAATGTCGTCTTCGTCAGTAAGAGCTCGGTCCAATTCCAGCGTGTCGCTTAGATAGACCAGGGGTAGTAGACGATCTCGCAGGCGGAAAACTTCATGTTGGTGGATGCGTTCAATTTTCTGACGGTCTTCAGCTTCCAGACGGACCAGTTCCACTACTCCTAGCTGGGGAATGGCGAAGCATTCGCCGCCACTTTCGACCACGAGTGCCGAAATGATGGCGAGCGTCAGTGGGATCTTGATCCGGACAGTTGTTCCTTTGCCGAGATTTGTGGCTAGATCGACAGTTCCACCAATCTGTTCGATGGCGGTTTTGACCACGTCCATACCCACACCTCGACCAGACACGGAACTAACTTTTTCCGCCGTCGAAAATCCGGGGTGAAAGATCATCGGTAGAATTTCGCTCTGGGTCATCTTGGCCGCTTCGGCTTCGGTGACCAGTTCGTTTTGAATTGCTTTCTGCAGAACCCGATCTGTATTGATACCAGCACCATCGTCTTCGATGCTGATAATGACGTGGCCTCCTTCATGGTAGGCATTCAGATTAATCGTTCCTGTTTCCGGCTTGCCGGAATCGCGTCGAACTTCAGGCAATTCGATACCATGGTCGGCCGAATTTCGGACCATATGAGTAAGAGGATCTTTGATGGCATCCAGAACCGTTCGGTCGAGTTCGGTTTCTGATCCGGACATCTCCAGGTCAATATGACGACCTGTAATCTGACAGAGGTCGCGTACCAGGCGGGGAAGTTTACTCCACGCGTTCCCGATCGGTTGCATTCGGGTTTTCATTACTCCTTCCTGCAGGTCGGTGGTGACTCGGTTCAGGTGAGAGATGGAGTGAGAGTACTTAGACTCTTCTTCTGTCCGGGCCAGTTGCAGCAACTGGTTTCGAGTTAGTACGAGTTCTCCCACAAGGTTCATCAAGCTATCGAGAACGTCAACGTTAACCCGGATCGAGAGATCGGCGACAGACTTACGGGCGACTCCTTCCACCGGCTCAGTTTGTTCAGCAGGTTTGGGGGCGGGAGCAGGTGGAGCAACTTCGGCTTCTAAAACAGGAGGTGCTGCTGAAACGGACGCTTGGGGAGCGGGAGTGGCCGGTTCCGGTTCGGGCGCTGGGGCCATCGCTTCATCAAACGGATTAGAAAATGAATTGGCGGCCGACTCCGATTGCATGTCCATGCTCGATGTCGGAAGTTGATTCAATCCGGGAACGGCAGCTCCGGAATCTTCCACCGAGTCGGAGAGTGCGTCCAGTTCTTTGATCAGCGGATTGTAGTCGGTTGTCGACTCTTGTCCTGTGGCTTCCAGAGACTGCAGCAGTTCTTTGATGCCATCAATCCCTTTGAGCACGATCGAGATCGAAGATTCCGAGATCGGAAGTTTCTTATCCCGCATTTTGCCCAGGACATTTTCGGTCGCATGGGCCAACTCGCCGGTACGATTCAAACCAATAAAACCGCACGTTCCTTTGATCGTATGGATCGTTCGGAAAATGGAGCCAATCAAGTCGGGGTCCTCTGGATTCTGCTCGAGAGAAACAATCTCCGTATCGAGTCGAACCAGGTTCTCCCAGCTCTCCGCCAGAAACTCTTGTATGATTTCATCTTCCACTGAACTGACTTCCCTGTTCTCTGGCGGAATGTCTTATTAAGGACGGCTACAACTTAATGATCGACGAATTACTTCAGCCCAGTCTGACCGTAGCAATCGGGAGCCGCTTCCGTGGAAGCAGGTTCCATAACGAATGCACAGTCTGATTTCCGTCTCAATCGATGTGAACGACACGGGGACGTCTGCCGGTGTCCTTCACATTCAAACTCATTTCAAAAGGTGGTTTGATTCATTTCTCGCTCCGTTTTAAGAGAGAGAAAGGTGTGCAACTTTTGATCAAAAAACAGATGTTCGGGCTTAAAAACACGTCTAAGATGCAGTTTCCTTATCGACTAACGCCATCAAAAGTCTTTAAGCGACAAAGAGTATGCTTCGAATTCAGAAGCTAAAAAGAGCGGTGCCAGCTAGAGTTTGGAGAACTTTTGGGGCCGGATGAGGAGAGTTTCGGTTAATGGGTTGAATAGGCAGTTTGCGTTGTTGGGGTGAATGCCTCACCATCTTCGGGCGGGTATGCTCCGATGGAAAATACGGAATGCCAAGTTAAACAGCATGGCGTTCTTGAGCGTACAGCAAGAGGACCGGCGGCTGCCCTCATTCAGCGGGGCAGGTATATCGGAGACCGCTTAACCAGTTGATCGAGAGTGCGGTGAACTGAACGCGCATAAAAAATGCCACGGTCTCCTCCATGAAGGGTTATCTTCAGGAGGAGATCCATGGCTCATCACACACTCACTGAATAAGACGAAGAGGCGAGCATGATGGCTCTCGCTTTTTGCATTTTTTTGACAAGATAAGGGAAATTCAAAGTCAAACCGAAAAACGGTCGCCCTAACGTGTTACGAGACATAAGTTTTTGAGATAATTGGAAAACGAGAAAAACGAGTAGTTGCCCGGCGGACCTGTCCCGCGTTACCGATTCTGGTAAAATAGTTTTTCCCATTGGGCTCGGTTTCGGGGCGGGATAGAATAGATAAACAATATTCATTCGGGAGCTGTGTGAACGTCGAACCTTTCGACCGACGGCTTTGTCGAGACTTCAGAGGAGTGAATCGAATTCGCCATGGTGAATTACGAGCTGGTCGCCATTTTGCTGATGCTCATCGGACTGGTCGTTCTGATAGCCGAAATACTGATTCCCTCCGGGGGAATCATCGGGATCATTTCGTTGGCCTGTCTTGTGGGATCGTTCTGGGCTGCGTGGCAGGCCTGGTGGGAATCCAGTCCCGTTATCTTCGGGATCTATGCCTTTTCACTACTGTTTTTCATTCCTGCGACGGTTGCCGGTGCATTTTATATTCTGCCGAAAACCCCCATCGGTAAAAAAATGTTCTTCGATCCGCCCAACGAGGAAGATGTGAGGCCGTTCGTCTCAGAAGCCGAGAAGCTCCAAAAGCTGGTAGGCGAAGTCGGGAAAAGCCTGACGATGCACAACTCGGGAGGAATGGTCACCTTGGGAGGAAAGCGGTATCACTCCGAATCGGAAGGGGTCCTCCTGGAACCGGGGTTACCGATCCGCGTGATCGGATTGAAAGGGAACAGCCTGCTGGTACGGGAAATCAGCGAGCAGGAACTGCAATCGGCCGAGCAGGAACAGTCTGAGCCTTCGGAACTTCCTCAGCCAAACCACTCCTCCGTCGCAGGAACCAATGGAACATCGAATACGCTGACCGAGCCTAAGCCCCAGCCAACTTCTAAAGCCAAACCGACTCCTGAAGGAGCGGGAAGGGCTTCTGACGAACCAAATGTCGATTTTGATATTCCCTGATCCGACCCGGCCTTCGATGTTGAGACCTTGGCATTGGACAAGGTACAGTAGAACATGTCCTGATCGCACTCTGTTTCTAAGTATTGCCAATCACTCGGTTTGGTTCGAATGGCAAATAACTAACTGGTCAGATTGAACCCAAACCCGGTTCAATCGCAAGTTGAAAAAATGGCGATTGCGGAAATATATTCACCAGTCAAATCCTATCACTTCGCAGGAATACTTTCATGAAACTGAATGACTTGTTGCTGCTGGCACAAGACGAACTATGGGACGTGCTCCCTATCGTTGGTGCGATTGTCTTCATACTGTTCATTCTGGTTTTCTTCGCATTCTTCCTGCGTTTCGCTGGATTGTGGATTCAATCTAAATTCACAGGTGCTGGCATTGGGATGTACAGCCTCATCACGATGTGGATGCAGAAGGTGAACCCGAGCATCATTGTGCGATGTCGAATTATGATGGTGCAGGCCGGGCTCTCCAAAATGTACGACGTCTCGCACAAAATTCTAGCCGCTCACCATCTGGCAGGTGGGAACGTGATGAATGTAACGCGCGCGTTAATCGCTGCGGATAAAGCCAAAATTCCACTCGACTGGCCAACGGCTGCGGCCATTGACCTGGCGGGTCGAGACGTCCTCGACGCGATGAGAACGAGCGTATATCCCAAAATCATCGACTGTCCCGATCCACGACGAACTGCCGGGTCACTGGATGCGATGGCGGGTGATGGGATTCAGTTGAAAGCTCGAGCCCGTGTGACTGTGCGAACCAACATCAACCAGTTGATTGGAGGAGCGACGGAAGAAACTATTATCGCTCGCGTTGGTCAGGGGATTGTCCAGGCGATCGGTTCGACTCCTTCTTACAAGACGGTGCTTGAAAATCCAGATTCCATTTCTCACACTGTGCTCAACCAGGGGCTCGAAGCTCATACGTCGTTTGAGATTGTCTCGATTGATATTGCCGATATCGACGTGGGAGACAACATTGGTGCTCGACTGATGGCGGACCAAGCGGAAGCCGACATGCGTGTCGCTCAGGCCAAGGCGGAACAGAAACGAGCCGACGCCTTCGCTCGTGAGCAGGAAGAGATCGCTCACATCCAGGAGAACCGGGCTAAGGTCGTATTGGCCGAAGCACAGGTTCCCAAGGCGATTGCCGACGCGTTCCGGCAGAAGAAACTCGGCTTGATTGATTATCTCAATCTGAAGAACATTCAAGCTGACACGATGATGCGTAACTCCATCGCAGGCGAGTCACGTAATACTAGCAGCCGAGAAGATCACCTTGCGTAGACGAATCGACGGGAATGCTCCGTTGTCGAAAAGGTGAATCGTTTCGGAAGTCAAACTAATAAGGAAAACCAATTATGATTACCGACTTCAATTTCGGTTTGCTGGCCGTCGGGGTGGAGGAAGTGGTCACTGCGGTTTTCCTGATCATCACCTTTCTCAGCTGGGTCTTTCAGGCGATTAATTCGAAACAGCAAGAAAAGGATGAGAAAAAGGCGAAGGCTGGCCGGCCACGTGGAAAACAAAAGCAGGAACAGAAGGAGTCATTCGAAAGCGAAATCGAACGTTTCCTGAAAGAAGTGAATGATCCTAATGCTGACCGTAATGAGTCGCGTCACGATGATTCTCGCCATGAACGAGATCGTGATCGTCAACGGGTTCGCCGGGAGGATCGGGAACGCCGACCAGAACCAATGGCCAGCACGCGAACGTCTCCCTCTGCTCGCACTCTGGAAGAAGAGTTCGAAATCGAAATCATCGACGAACCGGCACCTTCGCCAGCCCAGCGACGTCGTCGTCAACGCCAACGGGAAAGGGACGAAGCGCGGAAAGCAGGCGCGGCAGCTCAAAAAGCCGAGGCGCGTCCCAAAATCAAGAAGGAGCGAAAATCGCTTCGCGATCGTGATCGGGTAGAAAAAAAACTGGGAACAGGCGTCAGCAGTCATGTCGAAGAGTATCTCGATCGTGATGCCACTGCGAATAAAGCGCATTACAGCTCTCTGGGTCAGGGAGTCTCCAGCAGCGTGACTGCTCATCTCGGAAGTATTGAAGCCACTCCCGGTCCAGACGCCTCAGAAATTCGTGCTGATAAAGTTCGGGCCCTGTTCGCAAATCAGGAAACTCTACGCCAGGCGATTCTCGTAAACGAAATACTCTCCAAACCCAAGAGTCTTCGTTGAGACGGCAGACCTCCCGTCTATCCGTTTCGGATTGGAAAAGTCTTCTAAGCATTGGCTCGTTGCGGACGAACTTAATTCGACGTTCCTTTGTTTGACACTCAGGCGACCAGCAATGTCGTGTAAATTATTTCCGTTATCGAACTGGGGAGATTTTCCCGGCGGCGGATATCCAATAATTCCCTATTTGAGAAATGGTTATGCCTGATCAGATGCGAGTCCTGTTGCTGGCTCAGCGATTCGAACTGCGCGGACGGTCTCGTTATACCATGCGGCTTTGCAATGCGTTCACGCAGAAAGACATCCAGTTTGAAGTGATCACCCCCGAAGCGCATCTGCTGAGTGCGGAAGACATCGATCGATGGCACATCTCGGAGTACCGTCATCTCGACTTGCCCATCTGGGGACGGATCGTACAGCGATTGATTGAACGCGACCTGCTCGATTCTCCTCCCGATCTCATTCACGTGCAATCTGGTTCGCTGGCGGACTTTGGACTCAATTTAGCCGACGCGTTGAACCGACCCGCCATTCTGACAATTCAAAAACATCTGATTGGGAATGAGCCGTGGCTGCGGCATGTGAATCGTTTTGACAGAGTCATCACCGTTAGCCAGGACGTGAAACGGAGCTTTCTAAAACACGTTAAATATCCCTCGAATTGCCTTGCCCGAATTCATAACGGTGTGCCGATCCCGGAACTCAATCTGGAGACTGACTTACTCAACCCGACACGTGTACCGGTTATCGGAATCGTGGGCCCGTTGGAAAAGGTCAAAGGGATCCCTTATTTTCTTGGTGCCGCGAAGCAACTGGTCGACGATAAGTATGACGTGGAGTTTATTATTGCCGGAGCAGGGCCAGAGGAAACGAACCTGCGGAGACTTACGAAAGAGTTGAACCTGACTCAGCATGTCACGTTTGCCACTAATCTGCGTGACCTGTCCGCCCCGTTGAAGGCGATCGACATTTACTGCCTTCCCTCCCTGCAACAGGGCCTGGGGACAATCATGCTGGAGGCGATGTCGATGGGGCGTTTGGTAATTGCCTCGAATGTGGGTGGGGTCGACAGTATTGTTCGAGATGGAGAAACGGGCTGGATTGTACCTGCCGCTGATAGTCAGGCGTTGGCGAAAAAATTTATCGATGCTCTCGATCATCCGGATATCTCTCGCACAATTGGTTTAGCGGGCCGTGCGTTTGTGAAGCAGAAATTTTCGGTCGAACCGATGGTCGAAAAAACGCTCTCTCTCTATCATCAGGTTGTTGAGTCCCGGGCTGATTTGCCCAGTAGCTCGAGCTGAGAATAAACCTGACTACGCTTTATTTCATTTTCCATTCTGGATGTCCCCATGCACGCTGAGATTATTGCCATTGGA is part of the Polystyrenella longa genome and harbors:
- a CDS encoding hybrid sensor histidine kinase/response regulator, with the protein product MEDEIIQEFLAESWENLVRLDTEIVSLEQNPEDPDLIGSIFRTIHTIKGTCGFIGLNRTGELAHATENVLGKMRDKKLPISESSISIVLKGIDGIKELLQSLEATGQESTTDYNPLIKELDALSDSVEDSGAAVPGLNQLPTSSMDMQSESAANSFSNPFDEAMAPAPEPEPATPAPQASVSAAPPVLEAEVAPPAPAPKPAEQTEPVEGVARKSVADLSIRVNVDVLDSLMNLVGELVLTRNQLLQLARTEEESKYSHSISHLNRVTTDLQEGVMKTRMQPIGNAWSKLPRLVRDLCQITGRHIDLEMSGSETELDRTVLDAIKDPLTHMVRNSADHGIELPEVRRDSGKPETGTINLNAYHEGGHVIISIEDDGAGINTDRVLQKAIQNELVTEAEAAKMTQSEILPMIFHPGFSTAEKVSSVSGRGVGMDVVKTAIEQIGGTVDLATNLGKGTTVRIKIPLTLAIISALVVESGGECFAIPQLGVVELVRLEAEDRQKIERIHQHEVFRLRDRLLPLVYLSDTLELDRALTDEDDIYIVVVQVGENQLGLIVSEVFDTEEIVVKPMGSLLKDVAIYQGTTILGDGRVIMILDVAGIASEFNGLQKSPQDHSNAENEFDQSNDTTSLLLFDPGNQTTMAVPLSLVARLEEFPRESIERSGNRLIVQYRGDLLPLQPVSEMDILEKGPDPQPVIVFSEGDCSMGLLVNEIKDILNERLDIRMQSQREGVLGTAIVNNCATDIIDTQYYISSIVPHWYDRATDHKKLDILVVDDSLFFRQLVTTALESNGYRVNTQSSAVNAIEMIEHGERFDFIISDIEMPVMDGFAFAKWVRGRSDMSTIPMIAMTSLSAKSDEQYAEQMGFNRFLKKFNAKQLIDTIEEIVRSRAISESGARAS
- the floA gene encoding flotillin-like protein FloA (flotillin-like protein involved in membrane lipid rafts) gives rise to the protein MKLNDLLLLAQDELWDVLPIVGAIVFILFILVFFAFFLRFAGLWIQSKFTGAGIGMYSLITMWMQKVNPSIIVRCRIMMVQAGLSKMYDVSHKILAAHHLAGGNVMNVTRALIAADKAKIPLDWPTAAAIDLAGRDVLDAMRTSVYPKIIDCPDPRRTAGSLDAMAGDGIQLKARARVTVRTNINQLIGGATEETIIARVGQGIVQAIGSTPSYKTVLENPDSISHTVLNQGLEAHTSFEIVSIDIADIDVGDNIGARLMADQAEADMRVAQAKAEQKRADAFAREQEEIAHIQENRAKVVLAEAQVPKAIADAFRQKKLGLIDYLNLKNIQADTMMRNSIAGESRNTSSREDHLA
- a CDS encoding NfeD family protein yields the protein MVNYELVAILLMLIGLVVLIAEILIPSGGIIGIISLACLVGSFWAAWQAWWESSPVIFGIYAFSLLFFIPATVAGAFYILPKTPIGKKMFFDPPNEEDVRPFVSEAEKLQKLVGEVGKSLTMHNSGGMVTLGGKRYHSESEGVLLEPGLPIRVIGLKGNSLLVREISEQELQSAEQEQSEPSELPQPNHSSVAGTNGTSNTLTEPKPQPTSKAKPTPEGAGRASDEPNVDFDIP
- a CDS encoding methyl-accepting chemotaxis protein, which translates into the protein MTLNVPLLRESFELLAPHAGELADRFYDKLFTDYPHLESLFVNAEMPEQRKKLVQALSTVVKSLEQPEKLQSVLEELGRRHGGYGVTAEDYEPVALSLLVVMEEMAGEAWSEELALVWQEALEAIATIMINASVETRSKELVTTSTSVSSTSGLRSDAYSNQTDSNQERPHNNPSNSGTTGNHIQEEWKMPVQSTNSTTEQGTASQKFEQFYGMVEHSPLSFVFVEVDGTVTYINHKGQELFTKLAPVLGFSTQDLIGSPVTKLYQAAPELEVNPAILRAPQKITLDLHDEIIDVNIVPVRDDAGTLQGFFQSWDLITERATRAAAAAKAQSMLDQIPINVMMANLDCEITYINPASIKTLKSIEALLPVKADQMLGQSIDIFHHNPAHQRALLADPRNLPHRAQIAVGPETLDLLVSPVSDDSGRFIGPMVTWEVITEKLRLENEMVRIQNMMENIPINVMLANKDCEIVFMNPASERTLRSIESLLPVPVDKIIGGSIDVFHKAPEHQRALLRDPNNLPHRAKINVGDQTLDLLVSAIFDKNNDYVGPMVTWDVITERVKLADDFENNVKGVVTAVTASATEMQDNSKAMAALTEETARQSQVVAAASEEATKNVETVSSATEELSSSISEIARHVQDASMMTAQAVEEANRTNVTIKDLGVASNEIGQVIKVITSIAQQTNLLALNATIEAARAGEAGKGFAVVANEVKELARQTARATEEISQKIEAIQNVTGGAAEAIQSIGTSIGRINEISTTIASAVEEQTAATSEISRNVSEAARGTAEVSNNITGVSKAAEEGGQGAVEISRSADALAAESARLDKVTGDFLIKMRAI
- a CDS encoding glycosyltransferase family 4 protein, with the translated sequence MPDQMRVLLLAQRFELRGRSRYTMRLCNAFTQKDIQFEVITPEAHLLSAEDIDRWHISEYRHLDLPIWGRIVQRLIERDLLDSPPDLIHVQSGSLADFGLNLADALNRPAILTIQKHLIGNEPWLRHVNRFDRVITVSQDVKRSFLKHVKYPSNCLARIHNGVPIPELNLETDLLNPTRVPVIGIVGPLEKVKGIPYFLGAAKQLVDDKYDVEFIIAGAGPEETNLRRLTKELNLTQHVTFATNLRDLSAPLKAIDIYCLPSLQQGLGTIMLEAMSMGRLVIASNVGGVDSIVRDGETGWIVPAADSQALAKKFIDALDHPDISRTIGLAGRAFVKQKFSVEPMVEKTLSLYHQVVESRADLPSSSS
- a CDS encoding chemotaxis protein CheW translates to MSQSTVKKNPVRGHDHSQMSSELDYENQYVSFWVDNQLLGVPVNSVQEVLNPQSIARTPKSRAEIAGLVNLRGQIVTALDLRRRLGLPPFESEQGSMNVVIRNKNEPFSLLVDEVGDVINVSRDLMKSVPPTLDARWRDVTTGVFRLDDRLFVILNIDAILSF